One window of the Dreissena polymorpha isolate Duluth1 chromosome 5, UMN_Dpol_1.0, whole genome shotgun sequence genome contains the following:
- the LOC127881553 gene encoding RNA-binding protein 7-like has product MSTEVDRTLWVGNLSDKVSDELLYELFLQAGPLERVSIAKEKDGRPKGFAFITFAHDESVPYTVQLMDGIQLFGRVLKLQFRPGSSHQQQQQQHQRETSLRNPHHHSSPIPNSPHMLPNMNMNVPVMNIMNIPLNPYMNNQPMGVMGGQMSPLIQQSHPPNFQRSNTWHGGEGSGSEGEYGRADNRNSRGHHGRKVDQDKDRSGYSDRDRSHSRNRNDGYHNDRHGGGGGGSEREFEAKRQRVMEKTNRMKQSYQHDSHGSHGQRSHGQGHRRGGRY; this is encoded by the exons ATGTCTACCGAAGTCGATAGAACACTGTGGGTTGGCAATTTGTCAGATAAAGTTTCGGACGAATTGTTGTACGAGCTATTTCTGCAG GCAGGACCACTGGAGAGAGTGAGCATCGCAAAGGAGAAAGATGGCCGACCAAAGGGATTTGCCTTCATCACATTTGCGCACGATGAATCTGTGCCGTACACTGTACAACTTATGGATGGAATCCAACTGTTTGGTCGCGTCTTGAAACTCCAGTTCAGACCAG GCTCcagtcatcaacaacaacagcagcagcaccAGAGAGAGACTAGCCTGCGCAATCCCCATCACCACAGCTCCCCCATACCGAACAGCCCACACATGCTTCCAAACATGAACATGAATGTTCCCGTGATGAATATCATGAACATTCCCCTGAACCCGTACATGAACAATCAACCCATGGGTGTGATGGGCGGCCAAATGTCGCCCTTGATTCAGCAGTCTCACCCACCAAATTTTCAGCGTTCAAATACTTGGCATGGTGGGGAGGGTTCTGGAAGCGAAGGGGAATACGGACGTGCTGATAATCGTAACAGCAGGGGCCATCACGGCAGAAAGGTGGATCAGGATAAAGATCGCAGTGGGTACTCTGACCGGGATCGATCTCACAGTCGGAACAGGAACGACGGCTACCACAATGACAGGCATGGCGGGGGTGGAGGTGGTAGTGAGCGTGAGTTTGAAGCCAAGCGACAGAGGGTTATGGAGAAAACTAACAGAATGAAGCAGAGCTATCAGCATGACAGTCATGGATCACATGGCCAGAGATCTCATGGGCAAGGTCATAGGAGGGGGGGTCGATATTGA